TCTTCGTATTCGACCAAATCATCGAACAAGACTCTGGCCATAGCGATGGATCCACCTGGGAAATATGGGTTGTAGTTAGCGCCTGGAGGCAAAACGACACCAGCTGGAGGCTCATCTGGATAACCGGTCAACAGTGAGAAGATATAGTCGGCACCACCGTGTCTAGCCTTGACGATCAAGGAAAGATCTGGAGGCAATGCACCTTGGTTGGCAGCTCTAGCGGCCTGTTCATTAGGGTATGGACCTGGGATATAATCAGCCAATTTACCtggtctcttctttgggtTACCTTGCTCATCTGGCTCATCATCGTATTCAAATTCTGCTGCCATATCACGAACTTCATTGTTAGTGTGAGATACACCAACCAGAGTTCTCCAGGCGACTCTATCCAGCGAGTGGCACGCAGCACACACTTCACGGTAAACTTGGTAACCTCTTCTGATAGATGCATGATCAAAGGTCTCGAATGGACCATTTTGAGACCAACCGTAAGCTGGTGAATGCAAACCATGTTCGGCAGCGGTCATAGCTTCGGCAGTCAAAGAATCCGCATACAACATAGCTGAAGCACCAATACCACCAACGATGGCACCACCGACTAGCAAGTTTCTACCCAATTGTGAGCCAGCTTTCGAGCCAGCAGCAGTGGCGAACCCTCTGTGAGCTGCACGTCTTGCAAATTGTGAAAACATCtctctttttcaataaatAGGTATGATTAGCAACTAATTTCTCAACTTAAAACAACCAATGTGAAGCGAATCGACTCGATAATATATCACAACTAGTATCTGGTCCAAACTCGAGCTGTACTTAACCCCTGCACTCCTCGACTATGCCCTGTGAATTGTACTTCGGTTATATCGATCATAACGGTTTGAAGCTTTAACggttttttcaactgaaaATTTCGAATTGGCGATTTTTTATTCGACGCTGATTGGTCCGACGAAATATACGAGAACTGGTAGTAACTTGGGTGATATCGGTGGGTGTGAGTGGTCTCAACGGAgttgatgagatgagaaGTAGAGGTGTTTATCTCGCGGAGGCTCTCCAAAAATTGTAGCGAAGGGGAATTACGATCTTGTCATTTAATGGGATAAGAGCTGTTTTTACATCTTTATAAAATCAAGTAATATTCTAGCAGTTGACGATTGGGTTTTAATGTACATATTCAGCTGAGCTTATGTCTGTTTTGATTATTTTATTAATCTATTCAAATTTAAGTTATGTTCTCAAAACTCACTTTTCTCGTTCTTGACTAGGCGATAGCTGCAAAATCTAACCTATagatgaaagattcaagagAACTGTGGTACGTAGTACGGCCCTTATAAGCTCGCATAAGCTCATGCATAGTATCATATAGACTCATACCCGATTCAATACGTATGGACGTCCGGTACAACTTTCTTAATACACTAGATCATTATCCATGCGAGCTGATACGAACATTATGGACTTTACAATCGCTCGACCTACAGCAATCAGAGCCCAATGTGCCTGAAGAACGCCGAAAATGGTTAGCTATGCAAATGTCAACACAAGCTGAGCTCTTAGAACAGCTAACCGAGGAACGAATAAAAGCACTACAAAGTCATAGGGAGGATTTGGTTCAATTACAAGGTATTAGAAAGAGATGTAAAGTAGTACGAAAGAGACAACGAAATCAAGCAGTGAAAGAGAAGGCCAACAAGCTCACCATCaagttgaatttgaagccGAAAGGTCATACACAACCAGCAAGGGTTCAAAATGTCAAAAGCATAGAGGAGgaaccagaagaaaaatactGTTTCTGTAATAACGTATCTTATGGAGCTATGATCGCTTGCGATAACGATAATTGTCCATTAGAATGGTTTCACTACGGATGTGTTGGAATGAATAAGCCA
This DNA window, taken from Torulaspora delbrueckii CBS 1146 chromosome 2, complete genome, encodes the following:
- the CYT1 gene encoding ubiquinol--cytochrome-c reductase catalytic subunit CYT1 (similar to Saccharomyces cerevisiae CYT1 (YOR065W); ancestral locus Anc_5.666) translates to MFSQFARRAAHRGFATAAGSKAGSQLGRNLLVGGAIVGGIGASAMLYADSLTAEAMTAAEHGLHSPAYGWSQNGPFETFDHASIRRGYQVYREVCAACHSLDRVAWRTLVGVSHTNNEVRDMAAEFEYDDEPDEQGNPKKRPGKLADYIPGPYPNEQAARAANQGALPPDLSLIVKARHGGADYIFSLLTGYPDEPPAGVVLPPGANYNPYFPGGSIAMARVLFDDLVEYEDGTPATTSQMAKDVTTFLHWCAEPEHDERKRLGLKAIIILSSLYLLSVWVKKFKWAGIKTRKIVFNPPTKK
- the YNG1 gene encoding Yng1p (similar to Saccharomyces cerevisiae YNG1 (YOR064C); ancestral locus Anc_5.665), coding for MDVRYNFLNTLDHYPCELIRTLWTLQSLDLQQSEPNVPEERRKWLAMQMSTQAELLEQLTEERIKALQSHREDLVQLQGIRKRCKVVRKRQRNQAVKEKANKLTIKLNLKPKGHTQPARVQNVKSIEEEPEEKYCFCNNVSYGAMIACDNDNCPLEWFHYGCVGMNKPPNGKWYCSTQCREQAKKRK